CCGCATTTCAATATTAGTCAAAGGATTTTTTCTCATGACCGCCAGAAGGCTTTTACGGAACCACCCGCCTAGCGGGTGGTTTTCTGTATACAAAAAAAGCCCCGCAGAAGCGGGGCTTTTAAATTTTATAGGAGATACCCGCCTTCGCGGGGATGACACGCGAAGCGTGTCACTTAATCGTCCAGGTCTGCTTGTTCACTTGCAGGATCTTTCTGCCCTGCACCTGGGCGGCAGCGTTACGCACGTCTGCTTCGCTGACCGGGAGCTTGGCCTTCCACATCACGCGGCCCTGCATATCGAACAGAGCCACAGCACCGCGGCTTGCAAGGATTGCGTTCTGCCAGGTAGCCTTCGGAGCGGCAGCAAATGCCGGCTTGATAGAGGACTTCGGATCAGGCTTAGCAACCAGCACCAAATTGAAGGTTGCGTAGGTAAGGGAATCAGAAGCCTTCACAGAGAAGCTTACAGAAGCGCCCTTATCAAGATAGCTGCTGTCCTTAGTCGAAATAATCAAGTTGTAGTCCTTCAATTCCCAATCAAACTTAGATTCAATCAGTTTGTTAGAGGTCACGGTAAAGGTGAGCGAATCGCCATCCGGATCCTTCACAAAGTCGTACAAGTTAAGGGTATCGGACCAGTCAGCGAAACCGATATAAAGCGTATCCTGGACCTTAACAGGCACGGGCTTGTCGTTGGTGCAAGCAATCTTTGCCGGAATCGGAAGTTCCGTAGAGGCGCCCACAGAATCGGTTGCCACCAGAATCACGGTTGCATCACCGCAAGCATTCATGACACGGCCGATAAACAAAGCAGTCTGATTGTAATTGGCGACAAGCAAGCTGTCGTCGCTGCGAGCCGTAAAGGTCAGGTTAGCGACACCGCCATCGTCTTCAAACCAGCTCTGGATCTCAACCTTGGTGAACTTCACGACAGTGGTAAAGTCTTCGACCAGATTAGCAAGGCGCTTGCCCACCGTATCGGCAACACCAGGCAGAATCTGCGGAGCAAGGTTCTTGTATTCAACCGTCAAGGTAACCTCAGCCGGTTCCGAAGTATCGCCTTCGGCATTGACAATGTAATACATGAAGGTATCTTCACCTTGGTAATGGCCAGCTTCATAAGTGAACGAACCATCTTCGGCAACAGTGACCTTGCCTTCGGTGGCATTTTCGTACAGGTAAGCCTTCAAAGTCGTTTTACCATCGGGGTTCTTGTCGTTTGCAAGCAAGCCCTTCTTTGCGTCAACCTTGTTCACGGAATCTTGCACCATTTTGTAGGCGTCAGCCACAGTAACCGGAGGATCAGCCACCGGGAGCACATTCACATAGAAGGACACTGCAGCGGTATCCTTGCCATCGACAGCAAACAGGGTCACCTTGGCAACACCATTTGCATTGGCGATAGAGGAAAGTTCCACCACATGGTTGGTCTTGATTGTGCCGTATTCGGCCGTCACAATACCGCTCGTCTTCACCTTGACTTCAAGGTCAGCGCCATCGACATCCGGATCGCTGAACACGAGGTTTTCCATAGGAATCTTCACCATCGCTGTTTCAAAGTCTTCGTTGAGTTCCAGCGTATCACCCAGCTGGTAAGCCTTGTCTTCAAGGGTCAAAGCGGAATCCACAACAACAACCTGAATCGGGTCGTCCACGTTGGTCACCTTGATAGTCACCGTAGCTTCACCACTGGATTGCACATCGTAAGTCGCATCAGCACGGGGATCTTCGGTCAACATGTAGGTAAAGGCATCCGTACCGAAGAAGTCTTTTTCCGGGGTGTAGGTGAAGGTTCCTGCTTCTCCGTCAAAAGTCAAGGTACCGTGAGCAGGCGCCGTCACGAGCGCTGCCGTATAGGTGTCGCCATCCGGATCGTAGTCGTTAAGCAAAACGTTGTTCTTCAGAGTCACCTTGAGAGCCGTTTCTTCCTTCGTTTCGTAGGAATCGTTGACGGCAACAGGGGGATTTTCCCTATCGGTCGTAGCTAGGTCAAACGAATAGGTAGCCGACTTCTTGTTGGGATCGGTTGCCGTAATCGTGACAGAGGCGCCGTCTTTCGGATTTTCCTTCGTAATGATATTAACAATGCCCGTCTTGTTGTACAACGTATCGGCAACCTTGGCATCGCCAAGCACCTTTACCGTATAAGTCAGGGCATCGCCATCGGGGTCGGTAAACATCTTGCTCATATCCAGAGCCAAGGTATCGCCTTCCTCCAATTCCATTTCGGTAATGGTCGTATAAGGTGCGACCACTTCAGGCGGGAACGTAACGCATTCATC
This genomic interval from uncultured Fibrobacter sp. contains the following:
- a CDS encoding Ig-like domain-containing protein gives rise to the protein MMKKMISWLGAVGALVSSAYAASATVWTEEGEGTMAPAYWYTFKYGTGASIDTSTTAANVKVGDMTATESKTANGAGFGLTWKQNADYEDTPVSLSAYKGVCLTYKATAPFRIDFKQSTITDDNYYGAEMPATAGAKVFLAFADLKQGWKSKTTVNWNAGKQMGIQFSYKSNYVTATQNSNTLQIVSLILDDECVTFPPEVVAPYTTITEMELEEGDTLALDMSKMFTDPDGDALTYTVKVLGDAKVADTLYNKTGIVNIITKENPKDGASVTITATDPNKKSATYSFDLATTDRENPPVAVNDSYETKEETALKVTLKNNVLLNDYDPDGDTYTAALVTAPAHGTLTFDGEAGTFTYTPEKDFFGTDAFTYMLTEDPRADATYDVQSSGEATVTIKVTNVDDPIQVVVVDSALTLEDKAYQLGDTLELNEDFETAMVKIPMENLVFSDPDVDGADLEVKVKTSGIVTAEYGTIKTNHVVELSSIANANGVAKVTLFAVDGKDTAAVSFYVNVLPVADPPVTVADAYKMVQDSVNKVDAKKGLLANDKNPDGKTTLKAYLYENATEGKVTVAEDGSFTYEAGHYQGEDTFMYYIVNAEGDTSEPAEVTLTVEYKNLAPQILPGVADTVGKRLANLVEDFTTVVKFTKVEIQSWFEDDGGVANLTFTARSDDSLLVANYNQTALFIGRVMNACGDATVILVATDSVGASTELPIPAKIACTNDKPVPVKVQDTLYIGFADWSDTLNLYDFVKDPDGDSLTFTVTSNKLIESKFDWELKDYNLIISTKDSSYLDKGASVSFSVKASDSLTYATFNLVLVAKPDPKSSIKPAFAAAPKATWQNAILASRGAVALFDMQGRVMWKAKLPVSEADVRNAAAQVQGRKILQVNKQTWTIK